Within the Lacerta agilis isolate rLacAgi1 chromosome Z, rLacAgi1.pri, whole genome shotgun sequence genome, the region tgaagctcagtgagtGGCTTTGGGCTAGTCACCTTTTCTTAGCGtatcacagggttgttatgaggataaaatggagaggaggagcactatgtatgccaacttgagctccttggaggagaagcaGGATATTAAGTGCAATaataaattcattaaaatatatgaATGTGCACCAACCGCAAAATTCTGTTTCGACCCCAATATGGCCCCTTGGGGGAGGTGGCTCTTTTTCAGCCTGGAGttcattggaagctgcccattgGGATTGGATCTGAATCTGAATCCCAGTTCAGAAAAACAAAACTTCGTATCTCACCTATTCACTATCGTGCAGACATACAAGAAAGGACTGTAACTtcacctttcctcctcccccccccccttttaaagcaacAGATGAAATTTGTGGACAATTGAGTTGAATTATATGTTGGGGGAAAGCCCTAGGATTGCTGACATTATGAGGGGTGGTGCATAAAACTGGTTAATAAGGAGAATAATAAATTTGCCGCTTCATACTGCAGGTGGAGAAAACCATTTTAGACTCCTGGcaagtacataggaagctgccttaagacAGACCATTTGTCTGGTATTGTTTACACTTGCTGACAGCGGCTCTTTAGCATCTAAGGCAGAGAGAAAGGTCTTTTTTCCATCACACACTGCTTGCTCATTTTTTAATTGGAGATGGCATGgaatgaaccagggaccttctgcaagcaaggcTTGTGCCCTGCCACTGACCTATGGATTTTCCTCTAAGCCCCACCCTCCCCCAACACCTTATGAAAGTATGAAGACCTGCGTAACTGTGTAAGATGGTTTTATACAAATTTATATACACATGCATATTAATACATATGTAATATGCATGTATACAAGtacatagatatatatagatatattacatgcatgcacacgttGCATTCTTATGTAAACATTAACACCCTTAATTCATACTGTAGGTTATTCCAAATTACACCAGCCAGAAGCTATTTGAAATCATAACTGATTGGAGCCAGGGTGTAAAACACATGATCAATTTAAGCATCCAGGAAATAAAGCCAGTAAACCAAACGATGTTTTTGGTTTTCTTCTTTGTTCCAAATGGTGCAATGACCTTGTCTTACAGGTGTGGGGGGGATCCCTCACTTTCTTTATATGGGGATCAGGGCCAGTACTATGGGCCACACACCGTAGCAGCAGGgcccactgagaagaccctcctGGGTGAGGGGGGAGTCACTTGTCCAAGGGGCATACACTGATGGTAATGCTTTCTAACCATGGACACATCAGGAGAATTTGTGGCAACTCTGTTAAGCAAAAAATGAGGAAGGAAGATGTTGGGGGGGTGAATTATGGCAGTCTACAACTTTCTTTTGAGCTATACATATTTCAGTAATCTCCAGTTTCACTAAAGCTAAACTTCAGCAGAGTTGAGAGATGCCACAGAACCTGTTTTCACAGTGCCAGCCCAAGAAAAGCGGAGCAAAATGCAAATGTGCAACCTCCACCAACTCCCACCCCAAGATAGGGCTAATACTCTCGCTGCACTGATTCCTGCCTTCCTCTAGTCCCCCTTCCTGGCAGGTCACTTAAGCCTCCTGTTGCACTACTGGGCCAGCCCTACATTTCCAAAGTCTCCATTTGGAACACACAAAAAACATGGAAAAGAAGAGATTGTTATGAGGATATGCAGAAGTACCTTCCTTTCAGGTGCATTTGGGATTATGATTTGAGTGTTGTTCACCAGAAGATTTGGCCTCTGGGCTGGTTTGACCTCTACTGCCTTTCTGGGTTTTAACTCCTCTTAACTGGGAGACAATAAAGCCGTTTGGGAAAGGACtgcagcttagtggtagagcacctgctttgcatgcagaaggtcccaaattcaatccccagcatctccagataggactgggagaaaaccctgcctgaaatcctggagagcccctgccagtcagcatagacattatgaagctagatggacccatggtcaaACTCAGTAGAAGACAGGTTTCTATGTTCCTACAGACATAGTTGAAGAAATGAACACATTTTCATTGTTGTTGCTTCATCTTCACATCCTGCCTGTCTGCTTCCCTGAAGCATTCAGCTGTGCGGTGCTGGAGACAGGATGCTGGCCAGAACAGCATCCACAGCAGGCCTCTTTTCATGCTCTtaagaacagaacaaaaaaaaacttggcaAAATCCATAAGCAAAGGGGTGTGAATATGCATTTAGTTGCCTTTGCAAATGCTTCCATCCACCCCAAGCAACTATCCAGGACTGACCTGCAATGACATGTACATCCAATGTTCCAGAGTGCTATCATTAGTCATCAGTGGTAGCCTTTAAGTCTAGGAAAAAATGTCTGTTCCCACACTTCTTTATTCAGCGCATCACACTCGGAGTTGCCATACACGATAGGCATGTGCAGCAAGCGCAGAGGCCCAGCACCGCAGACAACGCAGCAGATAACCGTGACTGCCGCTCATATTTGAGGGCTTTCTTGACCTCCTCGTTTGACTGAGAGATGTAATCAAGCGTATGAAGGACATTGTACTCGATGCAGTTGATGGTCTCCTGCTGCTCCGCAACCAGGATCTCCAGGTGCAGGAAGAGAGCGTGCAGCTCGCCAATCTGCGCTTCCAAGTCCAGCAGCTGCTGGTGGCGCACATGCGCCAAGGCCAGATGCTGCTTGGCTCTGAGCACTTCCAAGTCTTGGCCAACGATGCGCGGCACCATGGGACTCTCCACCATCCGCTTGATGTCCTCTTCCTGGAGATCCAAGCCAGCCAGTTCCGTTTGCCTCCTGATCTGCTCCTTCAGCTTCTCCACATATTGTGTCTCCTTGGCGTAGTGGTGGGCAATGATGTCACGGTAGCGGGCAACAAGTGCTGAGAGCTGGATGTGGCGTATGCGGCTAATGGCCAGCCACTGCTTGCTGTCCCTGGCGAGAGCCTCTTGGATGCTGTTGAGCCTCGGCTGCAGGGTTTTGGCCTCCTGGGTGAAAGAGTCTTTGATTGCACTCAGCTCTTTTTTCTCCCTGCAAATGCTTTCCTCAGTAGTGCAGCAAagcacctgctgctgcttcttgtcaATGTTCTCAGATAATTCTTCCAACTTATTCAGCGCCAAGGAGAGACTGGTTATCTCCTGGAAAACCTTGTTCATAGGATTGCCCTCTTCCTCTTGGAAAATAGGGTTGTCGAAGGAGAGAGTGTCATCTAGATCCAGAGAGTCCCCGTCTTCGTTCACTCTGTTCCTGAGCTCCTCTAACCTGTCCTTCATTTTCAGCTCTTCTCGAAGCCGGAAACATCTGTGGAAGAGGAGGCAAGTGAGGCACACCCATCA harbors:
- the LOC117040371 gene encoding syntaxin-1A-like produces the protein MKDRLEELRNRVNEDGDSLDLDDTLSFDNPIFQEEEGNPMNKVFQEITSLSLALNKLEELSENIDKKQQQVLCCTTEESICREKKELSAIKDSFTQEAKTLQPRLNSIQEALARDSKQWLAISRIRHIQLSALVARYRDIIAHHYAKETQYVEKLKEQIRRQTELAGLDLQEEDIKRMVESPMVPRIVGQDLEVLRAKQHLALAHVRHQQLLDLEAQIGELHALFLHLEILVAEQQETINCIEYNVLHTLDYISQSNEEVKKALKYERQSRLSAALSAVLGLCACCTCLSCMATPSVMR